In Aureibaculum algae, the following are encoded in one genomic region:
- a CDS encoding alpha-L-fucosidase, with the protein MKIQHNLKLILLLFLITGISFSQNNTTIANGPFKATDASLATYKYPEWFRDAKFGIWSHWGPQAVPRQGDWYAKKMYQEGSADYKYHVEYYGHPSKFGYKDIIPLWKAQKFNPEELMALYKKAGAKYFVSMGTHHDNFFLWNSKLHSWNSVKMGPKKDIVGLWQKAAKNEGLKFGVSEHLGASYTWFQASHDADKDGKYKGVPYDGNNPKYQDLYHAKTAENDKEWLTNNPKFQKEWLERINELVNVYQPDLLYSDSKMPFGDIGRSMIANFYNTNMSVNNGNLEAIYNCKESSNGKWVQDMERGVMDEINPHPWQTDTSIGDWYYKTGQEYKSATYIIQMLCDIVSKNGNLLINIVQTPEGDLEPDMLLTLEEIGQWMAVNGEGIYGTRPWGVFGERPTNAVTVKTAKFNEKNISYTADDIRFTKKGEDTLYAFCLEKPTNDIRIKSLGKGAKYNSKSVVAITVLGSQEVLQWQLENDALVIKKPAHLPNWSVIGFKIEFKK; encoded by the coding sequence ATGAAAATACAACACAACTTAAAATTGATTTTACTCCTTTTTTTAATCACAGGAATCAGTTTCTCGCAGAATAATACAACGATTGCTAATGGGCCATTTAAAGCAACAGATGCTTCACTGGCTACTTACAAATACCCGGAATGGTTTCGAGATGCTAAGTTTGGCATTTGGTCACATTGGGGGCCACAAGCTGTACCTCGTCAAGGCGATTGGTATGCGAAGAAAATGTATCAAGAAGGAAGTGCTGATTATAAATATCATGTGGAGTATTATGGGCATCCCTCAAAGTTTGGGTATAAAGATATTATACCTTTATGGAAAGCTCAAAAATTTAACCCTGAAGAATTAATGGCTCTTTATAAAAAGGCTGGAGCAAAATACTTTGTTAGTATGGGTACGCATCATGATAATTTTTTTCTATGGAATTCAAAGTTGCATTCCTGGAATTCGGTAAAAATGGGTCCAAAGAAAGATATTGTTGGTTTATGGCAAAAGGCAGCAAAAAATGAAGGTTTGAAATTTGGTGTTTCTGAACATTTAGGAGCAAGCTATACTTGGTTTCAAGCAAGCCATGATGCAGATAAAGATGGAAAGTATAAAGGAGTTCCTTATGATGGGAATAATCCAAAATACCAAGATTTATATCATGCTAAAACTGCAGAAAATGATAAAGAATGGCTAACAAACAATCCGAAATTTCAAAAAGAATGGCTAGAAAGAATTAACGAATTGGTGAATGTGTATCAACCAGATTTGTTGTATTCTGACAGTAAAATGCCTTTTGGAGATATTGGGAGAAGCATGATTGCTAATTTTTACAATACGAATATGTCCGTAAATAATGGAAATTTAGAGGCTATTTATAATTGTAAAGAATCTTCTAACGGGAAATGGGTGCAAGATATGGAACGCGGCGTAATGGATGAGATTAATCCTCATCCGTGGCAAACGGATACCTCTATTGGAGATTGGTATTATAAAACCGGACAAGAATATAAAAGTGCTACGTATATCATTCAAATGTTATGTGATATTGTAAGTAAAAACGGTAATTTATTAATTAATATTGTGCAAACCCCAGAAGGCGATTTAGAGCCTGATATGTTACTTACTTTAGAAGAAATTGGACAATGGATGGCAGTAAATGGAGAAGGAATTTACGGCACCAGACCTTGGGGAGTATTTGGTGAAAGACCAACCAATGCCGTTACGGTAAAAACGGCAAAATTTAATGAGAAAAATATTTCTTATACGGCTGATGATATTCGCTTTACTAAAAAAGGAGAAGATACATTATATGCTTTTTGTTTAGAAAAACCAACTAATGACATTCGGATAAAGTCTTTAGGAAAAGGGGCAAAATACAACTCGAAATCTGTTGTAGCTATAACAGTATTAGGGAGTCAAGAAGTACTGCAATGGCAGCTTGAAAATGATGCTTTAGTTATCAAAAAACCTGCACATTTACCAAATTGGAGCGTGATTGGTTTTAAAATAGAATTCAAAAAGTAA
- a CDS encoding alpha-L-fucosidase, translated as MQFCFLKRLSLGIFFLGGIVFAQEQQHEKYEPTWQSLKKVNPAPNWFQDAKFGIYTHWGPVSSAFVGTDPDTFYAGWHGMKMYEDGKKVPTKNGKPTSNYLHHKKKYGNPAKYGYKYIIEQFDTSGFDVKKWATLFELSGAKFAGPVAMHHDNFAMWDAKSTRWNSMNYGGIDPSAALKKEIEARGMKFMGSFHHAFTWQYFAPAHQHRGVDPKDYDLYTNPHALDSKTPDERFYKEWWAKLKEFIDVYQPDLLWFDWWLENMTEESREKFLAYYYNKGLEWDKDVVVCYKESTFPENTAVKDYERGRPNQPKQDVWLTDTSPGAWFYRPGAEFKTPNELIDILIDIVSKNGLMLLNVPPNPDGTIPKEMEDLLIHIGEWLKINGDAIYATRPWTVFGEGPTRLSEGGHKVEKIKIAYTNKDIRFTKKSGKEFFAIVMDKPENEIVIQSFSTQLGVLNSTIENIELLGSNAKISWERNEKGLVIKTPSNIAPSYAYAFKITLTGYKENNIGGAVDAHVD; from the coding sequence ATGCAATTTTGTTTTCTCAAAAGGCTTTCTCTAGGAATATTTTTTTTAGGAGGTATTGTTTTTGCTCAAGAGCAGCAACATGAAAAATACGAACCCACTTGGCAATCTTTAAAAAAGGTTAATCCAGCTCCAAATTGGTTTCAAGATGCTAAATTTGGTATTTACACGCATTGGGGTCCTGTTTCTTCGGCATTTGTTGGTACAGATCCTGATACATTTTATGCGGGTTGGCATGGTATGAAAATGTATGAAGATGGAAAAAAAGTTCCAACAAAAAACGGCAAACCAACGTCAAACTACTTACACCATAAAAAGAAATATGGTAATCCTGCAAAATATGGCTACAAATATATAATTGAGCAATTTGACACTTCAGGTTTCGATGTCAAAAAATGGGCAACATTATTTGAACTTTCAGGAGCAAAATTTGCAGGGCCGGTTGCGATGCACCACGATAATTTTGCTATGTGGGATGCAAAATCTACACGCTGGAATTCTATGAATTATGGCGGAATTGACCCTTCGGCAGCATTAAAAAAAGAAATTGAAGCTAGAGGGATGAAATTTATGGGATCATTTCATCATGCATTTACATGGCAATATTTTGCGCCAGCACACCAACATAGAGGAGTTGATCCAAAAGATTATGATTTATATACGAATCCTCACGCGTTAGATTCCAAAACTCCAGATGAGCGTTTTTATAAAGAATGGTGGGCGAAATTGAAAGAATTTATAGATGTATATCAACCAGATTTACTATGGTTTGACTGGTGGTTAGAAAATATGACAGAAGAATCTCGTGAAAAGTTTTTAGCATATTATTATAACAAAGGTTTAGAATGGGATAAAGATGTGGTGGTTTGTTATAAGGAAAGTACTTTCCCAGAAAATACTGCAGTTAAAGATTATGAGCGAGGACGACCAAACCAACCAAAACAAGATGTTTGGTTAACAGATACTTCTCCAGGAGCTTGGTTTTATCGTCCCGGTGCAGAATTTAAAACCCCTAATGAATTAATTGACATACTTATAGATATCGTATCAAAAAATGGTTTGATGTTGCTAAACGTACCTCCAAATCCAGATGGAACTATTCCAAAAGAAATGGAAGATCTTTTGATTCATATAGGAGAATGGTTAAAAATAAATGGAGATGCAATTTATGCTACACGTCCGTGGACAGTTTTTGGCGAAGGACCAACCCGGTTGTCAGAAGGAGGTCATAAAGTAGAGAAAATTAAGATAGCCTATACGAATAAAGATATCCGTTTTACGAAAAAATCTGGTAAAGAATTTTTTGCCATTGTCATGGATAAGCCAGAAAATGAAATTGTGATACAATCATTTAGTACCCAGTTAGGTGTGTTAAATTCTACGATAGAAAATATTGAATTATTGGGGAGTAATGCAAAAATATCTTGGGAAAGAAATGAAAAAGGGTTAGTTATTAAAACGCCAAGTAACATAGCGCCTTCGTATGCGTATGCATTCAAAATTACTTTAACAGGATATAAGGAAAATAATATAGGTGGTGCCGTTGATGCTCATGTGGATTGA
- a CDS encoding glycoside hydrolase family 3 C-terminal domain-containing protein has product MTICVVGLSADREGEEVDAIAAENVGDKVDLKLPENQINYVKEIAAKKKGPLVLVIASGSPVSLEGIEEHCDAILQIWYPGEQGGTAVADILFGDISPSGHLPITFPKNVNQLPPYEDYSMKERTYKYMTKEPMYPFGFGLTYSKTEIVHLKLNAERLKPKETLTATVTVKNTGNYAIDNVIQLYISPINTADGVPFNSLKAFKRVSLQKGETKNIFFSLMPEDLKMINQKGEKVWRKGAYKIIVGNASPGKLAIELGAAIPQEKTIQLK; this is encoded by the coding sequence GTGACTATTTGTGTAGTGGGCTTGTCAGCAGATAGAGAAGGAGAAGAAGTAGATGCAATTGCTGCTGAAAATGTAGGGGATAAAGTGGATTTGAAATTGCCGGAGAATCAAATCAATTACGTTAAAGAAATTGCAGCCAAGAAAAAAGGACCTTTGGTATTGGTTATTGCAAGTGGTAGTCCGGTTTCTTTAGAAGGTATCGAAGAGCATTGCGATGCTATCTTACAAATTTGGTACCCTGGAGAACAAGGAGGTACTGCGGTTGCAGATATCTTATTTGGAGATATTTCTCCTTCGGGGCATTTACCGATTACTTTTCCTAAAAACGTAAATCAGTTGCCTCCATACGAAGATTATTCTATGAAAGAAAGAACTTATAAGTACATGACAAAAGAACCGATGTATCCCTTTGGTTTTGGCTTAACCTATTCTAAAACAGAAATTGTACATCTAAAATTGAATGCGGAACGCTTAAAGCCGAAAGAAACGTTAACCGCTACTGTTACTGTTAAAAATACTGGAAATTATGCTATTGATAATGTGATTCAGTTGTACATCTCTCCGATTAATACTGCGGATGGAGTTCCTTTTAATAGTTTAAAAGCTTTTAAAAGAGTTTCTCTACAAAAAGGAGAAACAAAAAATATATTCTTCTCCTTAATGCCAGAAGATTTAAAAATGATTAATCAAAAAGGAGAAAAAGTTTGGCGTAAAGGAGCTTATAAAATTATAGTTGGAAATGCTTCTCCTGGTAAATTGGCCATAGAGTTGGGGGCTGCTATTCCTCAAGAAAAAACAATCCAATTAAAATAA
- a CDS encoding glycoside hydrolase family 3 C-terminal domain-containing protein: MVYFIRNLQAREAAQKSIVLLKNKNNTLPLSKDIKVPYVTGPFANSSDVLMGNYYGISSSVVTILSGIADAVSLSSSLNYRSGALPFHKNINPKTGRQMLQPSQM, encoded by the coding sequence GTGGTATACTTTATCCGGAATTTGCAGGCTAGAGAAGCAGCTCAAAAATCAATCGTATTATTAAAAAATAAAAATAATACGTTACCACTTTCTAAGGATATAAAAGTACCCTATGTCACTGGGCCTTTTGCAAATTCATCTGATGTATTAATGGGTAACTATTACGGAATTAGTTCTAGCGTGGTAACCATTTTGTCGGGTATTGCAGATGCAGTTTCCTTAAGTTCTTCATTAAATTATAGAAGTGGCGCTTTACCATTTCACAAAAATATCAATCCTAAAACTGGGCGCCAAATGTTGCAGCCGAGTCAGATGTGA
- a CDS encoding family 16 glycosylhydrolase translates to MITKKNWKQIFLAIALFGVSQTFAQKAPTFSEGEDPKPSHKKWKLVKNMSDEFNGKKIDSKKWATSGGWIGRAPGLFVADSVSVNNGNLEITSDLLPQAITKNGDEFTHSGGYVASNFSKKFGYYECSLKANKTFMSSTFWLINESKNLENCDKRTTELDIQECVGYINNDKEFSQKFDQSMSSNTHSRNIPE, encoded by the coding sequence ATGATTACAAAAAAAAACTGGAAACAAATTTTTTTAGCCATAGCCTTGTTTGGCGTGTCGCAAACTTTTGCACAAAAAGCACCAACATTTAGTGAAGGGGAAGACCCAAAACCATCTCACAAAAAATGGAAATTAGTAAAAAATATGTCGGATGAATTCAATGGAAAGAAAATCGATAGTAAAAAATGGGCTACATCTGGCGGATGGATCGGGAGAGCACCAGGTTTGTTTGTTGCAGATAGTGTTAGTGTAAATAATGGAAATTTAGAAATTACATCTGATTTGTTGCCACAAGCGATTACCAAAAATGGCGATGAATTTACACATAGTGGAGGTTATGTAGCTTCGAATTTTTCTAAGAAATTTGGCTATTATGAGTGTAGTTTAAAAGCGAATAAAACATTTATGTCTTCCACATTTTGGCTGATAAATGAGTCAAAAAATCTTGAAAATTGTGATAAAAGAACCACGGAGTTAGATATACAAGAGTGTGTCGGGTATATCAATAATGATAAAGAATTTAGCCAAAAATTTGACCAATCAATGTCATCTAATACCCATAGTCGCAATATACCGGAATAG
- a CDS encoding sugar-binding domain-containing protein — MTKQLISIKKWSLLLCLCFTFQMYAQVEREQDFNFDWKFSLDQKGDAFSRGLNDSKWRDVNLPHDWSVEFPFEEKLEGATGYLPGGLGWYRKQFSINLEENQSAFILFDGVYNNSEVWLNGKKLGANPYGYSPFYFDITPFLTKDGKNNLIAVKVDHTRYADSRWYTGSGIYRNVKLITVNKTHIPIWGTYVTTPKVTTNEATVQIQTTIKNTAKRKTKIILQSVILDANGKEIAKKEDKVTVKGNGQEVFKQNIQIASPKLWDTENPNMYNVVSTLKINDELIDQYATPFGIRTLRFTAKEGFFLNDKFTLVKGVCLHHDGGLVGAAVPKGVWKRRLMQLKEAGVNAIRTSHNPFSKEFLDLCDTMGFLVQDEIFDELDYPKDKRLNYHDRIVDSITRGYTNHFQKWGESDLKRTILRDRNHPSIFQWSIGNEIEWTYLHYRYITGLWPDPNDPQKTEGFWGGLPIYSPEELKQRYNSWDKKEHILAETAKRLNGWIKSLDTTRPTIANLIIPQVSLVSGYADAIDIAGFSYRNSIIPWAQKHFPNKQVTITECPGGWDDWKQVLENPGVFSIFMWTGIDYMGESNEKWPIKGGWGEILDLAGFKLQGYNYFKSIWVDEPHISLGTLPLEKSSFLADKLSGQAIPKDKNSYKWRNTNTHWNYKDGDSILVEVASNLATVELFLNDKTLGSRSMSECPDRIFRWVVPYEKGVLTAKAGFAKQKIIANLSTTSEPIGLQITTDKTELTSDGYDVAHIVAQLVDKDGNLVKTSNAKVTFDVKGSVRILGVDNGAGDNIQNFQSNELMTSKGRCLLIVQSKRDVVGKAEIKATTENFSSAVIQLDVK, encoded by the coding sequence ATGACCAAACAGTTAATTAGTATAAAAAAATGGAGCCTCTTGTTGTGTTTGTGCTTCACATTTCAAATGTATGCCCAAGTAGAACGTGAACAAGATTTTAACTTTGATTGGAAGTTTTCTTTAGATCAAAAAGGAGATGCTTTTTCAAGAGGTTTGAATGATTCGAAATGGCGTGATGTAAATTTACCTCATGATTGGAGTGTTGAGTTTCCGTTTGAAGAAAAACTAGAGGGAGCCACAGGCTATTTGCCAGGAGGTTTGGGCTGGTATCGAAAACAATTTTCAATTAATTTAGAAGAAAATCAATCCGCATTTATACTATTCGATGGGGTCTATAATAATTCTGAAGTTTGGTTAAATGGAAAAAAACTAGGGGCAAACCCATATGGTTATTCTCCATTTTATTTTGATATAACTCCATTTCTAACTAAAGATGGCAAAAATAATCTTATTGCTGTTAAGGTTGATCATACACGCTATGCCGATTCTAGATGGTACACTGGTAGTGGAATTTATCGAAATGTAAAATTAATTACGGTTAATAAAACACATATCCCTATTTGGGGAACTTATGTTACAACGCCTAAAGTTACTACTAATGAGGCAACAGTTCAAATACAAACTACAATTAAAAATACAGCAAAAAGGAAAACTAAAATTATTTTACAATCTGTAATTTTAGATGCCAATGGTAAAGAAATCGCTAAAAAAGAAGATAAGGTAACTGTAAAAGGTAATGGGCAAGAGGTGTTCAAACAAAATATCCAGATTGCTTCTCCTAAATTATGGGATACAGAAAATCCAAATATGTATAATGTTGTTTCTACCTTAAAAATAAATGATGAGCTTATTGACCAATATGCAACACCTTTTGGTATTAGAACTTTGCGATTTACAGCGAAAGAAGGATTTTTCTTAAACGATAAATTTACACTGGTTAAAGGTGTTTGTTTGCATCATGATGGAGGTTTGGTAGGAGCTGCAGTTCCGAAAGGAGTTTGGAAAAGAAGACTAATGCAATTAAAAGAAGCTGGCGTAAATGCTATCCGTACTTCTCATAATCCTTTTTCAAAAGAGTTTTTAGATTTATGTGATACAATGGGTTTTTTGGTTCAAGATGAAATTTTTGACGAGTTAGACTATCCAAAAGATAAAAGACTGAACTATCATGACCGAATTGTTGACTCTATTACAAGAGGTTATACCAATCACTTCCAAAAATGGGGAGAAAGTGATTTAAAAAGAACCATTTTGCGCGACAGAAATCATCCTTCTATATTTCAATGGAGTATCGGTAACGAAATTGAATGGACGTATTTACACTACAGATATATAACAGGCTTATGGCCAGATCCTAATGATCCACAAAAGACAGAAGGATTTTGGGGCGGTTTACCAATATACTCTCCAGAAGAGTTAAAACAACGCTATAATAGTTGGGATAAAAAGGAGCATATTTTAGCAGAAACAGCAAAAAGATTAAATGGCTGGATAAAATCGTTGGATACCACTAGACCAACTATTGCAAACTTAATAATTCCACAAGTAAGTTTAGTTAGTGGTTATGCAGATGCCATCGATATTGCGGGTTTTAGTTATAGAAATAGTATTATTCCTTGGGCACAAAAGCACTTTCCAAACAAACAAGTAACCATAACCGAATGCCCTGGTGGTTGGGATGATTGGAAACAAGTATTAGAAAACCCTGGAGTCTTTAGTATTTTTATGTGGACAGGAATTGACTATATGGGAGAGAGTAATGAAAAATGGCCAATAAAAGGTGGTTGGGGAGAAATATTAGATTTGGCTGGATTTAAATTGCAAGGGTATAATTATTTTAAAAGTATTTGGGTAGATGAACCGCACATTTCTTTAGGAACTTTACCTTTAGAAAAGTCTAGTTTCTTAGCGGATAAGTTATCTGGACAAGCCATCCCAAAAGATAAAAATTCTTATAAATGGCGAAATACTAATACACATTGGAACTACAAAGATGGAGATTCTATCTTAGTAGAAGTGGCATCGAATTTAGCTACAGTCGAGTTGTTTTTAAATGATAAAACTTTAGGAAGTCGGAGTATGTCCGAATGTCCTGATAGAATATTTCGTTGGGTTGTGCCATATGAAAAAGGAGTCTTGACGGCAAAAGCAGGGTTTGCTAAGCAAAAGATTATAGCAAATCTCAGCACTACTTCAGAGCCGATTGGTTTACAGATTACAACAGATAAAACAGAGCTAACTTCAGATGGTTATGATGTTGCGCACATCGTTGCTCAATTGGTAGATAAAGATGGTAATTTGGTAAAAACATCTAATGCAAAAGTTACTTTTGATGTAAAAGGTTCCGTGAGAATTTTAGGAGTTGACAATGGAGCAGGAGATAATATTCAAAATTTTCAATCCAATGAATTGATGACTAGCAAAGGTCGTTGTTTATTAATTGTGCAAAGCAAACGGGATGTTGTAGGTAAAGCAGAAATAAAAGCGACAACGGAGAACTTTTCGAGTGCTGTGATACAATTAGATGTAAAGTAA